The following proteins are encoded in a genomic region of Cryptomeria japonica chromosome 11, Sugi_1.0, whole genome shotgun sequence:
- the LOC131032666 gene encoding putative pentatricopeptide repeat-containing protein At1g74580, with protein MSANIDFLLQATRILNLVLEGGHYPNDFFSYTLIEDLCENGKLEEAQNLLVTMLNKGLNLDAIITNTMVHYLCRENKPGSAAKFLMLILEKGYKIDPITLKSLIDFFNRNENVQEATSLLQGILGKGHKPNSFIYNMFVGCLCNVGKPEGATTLIQCLLDKGYNPNSIITLGSFIDSLCKEKKFDDAMRMFQMMLNMGHIANSTTVNNLVMGLCKDCKTRQAADVLHSMLEKGYDPDEIIFDNVVCFLCDEGSIYLVQDLVHSMLSKGHGLNSVTCKILAEKICRKGNSEEATKILEQMLEKGYIPNVITYSITIVWLCKQGKLQVARVFFGRMLDKGYYPDAIAASVLINCFCKEGLWDATMELLQKMVGRVSIIMNAPAFVALVNGKCIKGMSHETRDLLIKIPVGGHGHDQYVMYNALIHKFCMCGSMYEAKFLLKEIVEKSQKLPVMAYAHLINCLCNLGMVLEANKLFSEIVDNGYKPSTVTYNVLLEGLCKHGMLEDAKTLLKKMLERRHSPYILAYRAQTNAACKDQKFKKLRLFEEVLENEQDLSNLTYKTLVDSIYKPDKGPEFYVRSIQAIGYFKLKRVGLFMGICCKICCMEHDIIPSFHSKIMESGAFVISGWFLYGFLSTCFVSLLIIYTLRYISRVRNIVKRQLSRCLRSSLHLITPIDNSLSQASRLFNLTIEGNHSLNLFFFHTLIEDLCDSGRLEEAENLLQTMLNKGLIPDAVTTNKLIHQLCTENQPKQAANFLMLMLEKGYQSEPITLKYLIDCFSTMGNMQHAIKLLEASLDKGHIPNSVIYSTAVGCLCNGGKAEEATALIQCLMDKGYNPNTTITLNNFMDILCKKKKFSDAVQIFLIMLDKGHISDVTTINNLVMGLCKDCRTKQAAEVLHRILEKGCDPGEIAIDNLVGFLCDEGEFRLLLGLVHDMLSKGRVLSPITCNMLTEKLCRRGNSEEVMKVLHQMMEKGYEPNVITYSIMTVWLCKQRKLQEARDFFCGMLEKGYCPDVITSSILINCFCKERLWETALDLLHKMAGRGLIININTPTFVALLNGQGVKGMSHETMNLFVKIVVGSHRHDQYVMCNAFIYKLCLQGSLSEAKSILKEISEKGQKPPLMAYAHLINCMCNSGMVFEASGLFSDILDDGYEPSTVTYNILLNGFSKQGKLDDIKGLLKKMSERGHSPYVLAYKTGMDALCEDQ; from the exons ATGTctgcaaacatcgattttctatTGCAGGCCACTAGGATTCTCAATCTTGTTTTGGAGGGGGGACATTACCCCAATGATTTCTTCTCTTATACTCTTATTGAAGATCTCTGTGAGAATGGAAAGCTTGAGGAAGCACAAAATCTCCTTGTAACAATGCTGAACAAGGGACTCAATCTAGATGCAATCATCACCAATACAATGGTACACTACCTATGCAGGGAAAACAAACCTGGAAGCGCTGCAAAATTCCTGATGTTAATTCTGGAAAAAGGCTACAAAATTGACCCCATCACCTTAAAATCTCTGATAGACTTCTTCAACAGAAATGAAAACGTGCAGGAAGCCACAAGCCTTCTGCAAGGAATTTTAGGTAAGGGCCACAAACCCAATTCTTTTATTTACAATATGTTTGTGGGCTGTCTTTGCAATGTGGGGAAGCCTGAAGGGGCCACTACTCTTATACAATGCTTGTTAGACAAGGGGTACAATCCCAATTCCATCATCACTCTTGGCAGTTTCATAGATAGTCTTTGCAAGGAAAAGAAGTTTGATGATGCAATGCGTATGTTCCAGATGATGCTGAATATGGGTCACATTGCTAATTCGACCACCGTTAATAATTTGGTTATGGGTCTTTGTAAGGACTGTAAGACAAGGCAGGCTGCAGATGTTCTGCACAGTATGCTGGAAAAGGGCTACGACCCGGATGAAATTATATTTGATAATGTTGTCTGCTTTCTTTGTGACGAGGGCAGTATTTATCTAGTCCAGGACTTGGTGCATAGTATGTTGTCAAAAGGCCACGGCTTGAATTCTGTTACATGTAAAATCTTGGCAGAAAAAATCTGCAGGAAAGGCAATTCAGAAGAGGCAACCAAGATTTTAGAACAAATGTTGGAAAAGGGTTATATACCAAATGTCATCACATATTCTATAACGATAGTCTGGTTGTGCAAGCAAGGCAAGCTGCAAGTAGCGAGGGTCTTTTTTGGTAGAATGCTAGACAAGGGTTATTACCCTGATGCCATTGCCGCCTCAGTTCTGATCAATTGCTTTTGCAAAGAAGGGCTTTGGGATGCTACGATGGAGCTATTGCAGAAAATGGTGGGGAGAGTATCCATTATTATGAATGCCCCTGCATTTGTTGCCCTGGTGAATggtaaatgcatcaaaggtatgtCTCATGAAACTAGGGATCTGCTCATAAAAATCCCTGTTGGTGGTCATGGACATGATCAATATGTTATGTATAATGCTTTAATTCACAAGTTTTGCATGTGTGGTAGCATGTACGAGGCAAAGTTTCTCCTCAAAGAAATTGTAGAGAAAAGTCAGAAGCTGCCTGTTATGGCATATGCTCACCTGATAAACTGTCTATGTAATTTAGGCATGGTTTTAGAAGCCAATAAACTCTTTAGTGAGATCGTCGACAACGGCTATAAACCTAGTACGGTAACATACAATGTTTTATTGGAAGGCCTTTGTAAGCATGGTATGTTGGAGGATGCCAAGACGCTGCTCAAAAAGATGTTGGAGAGGCGACACAGCCCTTATATTTTGGCATACAGGGCACAGACGAATGCTGCTTGCAAGGATCAGAAGTTCAAAAAATTAAGGCTTTTTGAGGAAGTGTTAGAGAACGAACAGGATTTAAGTAATCTTACATATAAAACCTTGGTAGATAGTATTTACAAGCCAGATAAG GGTCCTGAATTTTATGTCAGGTCAATACAGGCAATTGGGTATTTTAAATTAAAGCGGGTAGGCTTGTTCATGGGCATTTGTTGTAAGATCTGTTGCATGGAGCACGATATCATTCCTTCATTTCACAGCAAGATTATGGAGAGTGGCGCTTTTGTAATCTCTGGCTGGTTTCTTTATGGGTTTTTGTCTACCTGTTTTGTATCTCTATTAATTATCTACACGCTCAGGTATATAAGCAGGGTGCGAAATATTGTTAAGAGACAGCTCTCCAGATGTTTGCGTTCCTCACTGCATCTAATAACTCCAATTGATAATAGTCTCTCACAAGCTTCTAGACTTTTTAATCTGACCATTGAAGGGAATCATTCTCTGAATTTGTTCTTCTTCCACACACTCATTGAAGATCTCTGTGATAGTGGAAGGCTTGAAGAGGCTGAAAATCTCCTCCAAACAATGTTGAACAAAGGACTAATTCCTGATGCAGTCACCACCAATAAATTGATACACCAGCTTTGCACGGAGAACCAGCCCAAACAAGCTGCAAATTTTCTGATGCTAATGCTGGAAAAGGGATATCAAAGTGAGCCCATCACCTTAAAATATCTTATAGATTGTTTCAGCACAATGGGCAACATGCAGCATGCTATTAAGCTTTTGGAAGCAAGTCTGGATAAGGGCCACATACCCAATTCTGTTATTTACAGTACAGCTGTGGGTTGCCTTTGCAATGGAGGAAAGGCTGAAGAGGCCACTGCCCTTATACAATGCTTAATGGATAAGGGCTACAATCCCAACACCACCATTACTCTCAATAATTTCATGGACATCCTCTGCAAGAAAAAGAAGTTCTCTGATGCAGTGCAGATATTCCTGATAATGTTGGATAAGGGTCACATTAGTGATGTGACCACCATTAATAATTTGGTCATGGGTCTTTGCAAGGACTGCAGGACAAAGCAGGCTGCAGAGGTTTTGCATAGAATACTGGAGAAGGGCTGCGATCCAGGTGAAATTGCCATTGATAACCTTGTGGgttttctttgtgatgaaggtgaGTTTCGTCTACTCTTGGGCTTGGTGCATGATATGTTGTCAAAAGGACGTGTATTGAGTCCCATTACATGTAATATGTTGACAGAAAAACTTTGTAGGAGAGGTAATTCAGAAGAGGTTATGAAGGTTTTACATCAGATGATGGAGAAGGGTTATGAACCTAATGTTATCACATATTCTATAATGACCGTCTGGTTGTGTAAACAAAGGAAGTTGCAAGAAGCTAGGGATTTCTTTTGTGGTATGCTAGAAAAGGGTTACTGTCCTGATGTCATTACATCCTCAATTCTGATCAACTGTTTTTGCAAAGAAAGGCTTTGGGAAACAGCATTAGATCTGTTGCATAAAATGGCGGGGAGAGGACTTATAATTAACATTAACACTCCCACTTTTGTTGCCCTGTTAAATGGACAAGGCGTGAAAGGCATGTCTCATGAAACCATGAATTTGTTCGTGAAAATTGTTGTTGGGAGTCACAGACATGATCAATATgttatgtgtaatgcttttatttATAAGCTTTGCTTGCAAGGCAGTCTGTCTGAGGCAAAGTCTATCTTGAAGGAGATTTCAGAGAAAGGCCAGAAGCCTCCTTTAATGGCGTATGCTCACCTGATAAACTGTATGTGTAATTCAGGCATGGTTTTTGAAGCTAGTGGACTCTTTAGTGATATTTTGGACGATGGTTATGAGCCAAGCACcgtaacatacaatattctattgaaCGGGTTTAGCAAGCAAGGTAAGTTGGATGATATCAAGGGATTGCTAAAAAAGATGTCAGAGAGAGGACACAGTCCTTATGTCTTGGCATACAAGACAGGGATGGATGCCCTTTGCGAAGATCAGTAG